The Sphingomonas hankookensis genome includes the window GTTCGCGGTGTCGGACGTCAAGGGCTTCATCAGCTTCGCCGGCAAGACTGGCGTGCGCGGCCGTGTCGTCAGTCGCGAAGGCGGGCTCGTCACCCAGGCCTTCATCGCCGGGATCGCAGGCGGGTTCGGGCGCGGCTTCTCGGCCAACACCGACATGCTGCTCCAGGGCACCAACGTCACTGTCAACGGGAAGCGCCAGCAACTCGGCATCGGCGATATCGCTCAGGCCGGGATCGGCAACGGCGTCGCGCAGTCGGCCGACATGGTCAGCAAATACCTGATCGAGCGGGCCGAACAGTACCAGCCCATCATCGAGATGCCGACCGGCATCGATGTCGAGATCGTCTTCCTCGAAGGCGTCTTCATCCAGAACTGAGCCCGGGAGGAGGCGGTCACATGGCAAATACTATCATGATCGGCGCGATGGCGGGGGCGGCGATGCTGCTGACCGGCTCGGCCGAGGCGCCGATCGGCGCGCAGGTCCAGGTCGCGCTGCAGAAGCGGCTTCCCAAGACGAAGGTCGACGCGATCGACTGTTCCAAGGTCGACGGGCTGTGCGAGGTCGTGGCGGGCGCGAACCTGTTCTACGTCGACAAGTCGGCGCGCTACCTCGTCATCGGCCGCGTCTATGACATGGAGACGCGACAGGATCTGACCGCCGCCAAGCTGCTCGCGCTTAATCCCGACATGCTGGTGGGCGGCGCGGCGAAGGCCAATGCCGCGCCCGATGCGCCCGAGGCAGGCGCGGCGCGGGCGGGTGCGCGCGTCACGACCCAGCCCGCTGTCGCCCGCACGCTCGATGTGTCGCGGCTGTCGAGCAAGGGCGCGATCACCTGGGGATCGGGTACGCAGACGGTCACCGTCTTCTCGGACTTCCGCTGCGGCTACTGCCGCGCGCTCAGTCAGGCGCTCGAGACGATGAACGTGCGCGTGATCGAGCGACCGATCTCGGTGCTGGGAAGCCGCGAGATCGCCGACCAGGTGCTGTGCGCCCGCGATCGTCATGCGGCGGTCCGCGCGGCCTATGCGCAGAACCCGGTCCCGGCAGGCGCGAAGTGCGACACCAGCGGTCTCGATGAGAACGAGGCGTTCGCCAAGGCGCACGGCATCAACGGGACGCCCGTCATCGTCCGCTCCGACGGGGCGGTGATCGAGGGCTTCAGGCCCAAGGCCCTGCTCGTCGAATGGTTGAAGGGAGCCAAGTCGTGACCCGATCCGTGATCCGCCTGCCGGCCTGCCCGGTTTCCGACTATCGCCCGCACGCCCGCGCAAAGCGTATCGCCGCGCTGGCGATGACCGCGAGCCTGGGACTGCTCGCCAGCTGCACCACGCTGGGCACCAACATCTCGGGCAAGTTCGCGTGCGGCGCGCCCGAGGGTGGCAGCTGCGCGCCGGCGACCGTCATCGATGACAAGGCGCTAGCCGAGATCACCGGCGACAGCGGCTATCATCCAGCCGGACCGTACCAGGCTCCGCCGCGCAACACCGGGGGAACGCAGCGGATCGCCTATGCCTCGACGCCTGTGCCGGCGCAGGCGGCGGGGGTCGGGCCGCAGAAGGTCTTGCGGATCGTGTTCCCCTCGCATGTCGACGCCGCGGGGCGGTTCCATGAGACGGCGGTGGTGCAGGCGGTGGTCGACAACGGCCAGTGGCTGGCGGCGACCGACGGCCACGGTTCGGCGCTCGCCGCGACGCAGACGCTCAACGTCAGCCCCGAGATCCTCTCGCAGCTCGGCGCGCCGATCGCCGCGCTTCCCCCGGTGCCCGCCGAGGTCGCGCAGGTCGCCGCCCCGGCAGCGGTTGCAGGTGCGGCGAGCGCGGTCGGCGCACCGAGTGCGGCAGCGGTCGCGGCCGCGCGGGCCAGGGCGCGCGACGCGGCTGCTGGCAAGGGTGTCCCGATCGCCGCGACGCAGAAGCCGGCGCCGCCCGAACTCGCGTCGAGCGCGCCGGGCAACCGTCCAGCGACCTTCTCGCCGCGCGTGGAGGACTGATCGTCATGGCGAAGACCGGCTTCATCGCGCGCCTGCTCGGCGATACGCGCGCACCCGATCAGGGCACGCCGTCGCACGGTGCGCCGATGCTGTCGCAGTGGCTGCCGTACCGCAGCTATGACGCGCGGCACGACCTGTTCTACCAGACCGACAGCATCGCGTTCGCGCTGGAACTCGCGCCATTGATGGGCGCGGACGAGCGCACCGGCGAGATCATCGCACAGATGCTGTCCGAGAGCGTGCCCCCCAGCGCGCGCGTCCAGTTGCTCGCCTTCCAGAGCCCGCGCGTGGGCGCGCTGATCGCGCAATATGCGCTGCCGCGCTACAAGGCGGGCGGCATCCATCGCAAGATCGCCGAGCGGCGATCGGCGTTCCTGCGCCACGGCGCATGGGTGTCGATGTCGAAGGACGGACCGTTCCACGTCCGCAACCATCGCATCTTCCTGTCGGTCTCGATCCGCAGCGGCAAGGCGACGCCCGAGGAGCTGACCGGCGTTCGCGACAGCATCGTCTCGACCCTGCAGTCGATCGACATGCCGGCAACCCGGCTGAAGCCGGTCGATCTGATCGCGCTGATCGACGACATCACCGCGCCGGCGTTCGACGTCTCCGACCACGTCTCGGAATATTCGGACCTCGATCCGATCGCCGACCAGTGCGTGCGGCGCGACGTCCAGACCGTCGTCCAGGCCGACCGCCTGCTGGTGTCGGTCGAGCCGCTGCGCGCGGTGACGAACCTGTCGGGCGAGACGCAGTATCAGGAGATTCGGCCCGACACGTTCGACTATCGCTTCTTCTCGGTCAGGAACCTGCCGAACCGCTGGGCGCCGTGGGACGTGCAGAAGCTGATCGGCGACATGTTCTCCGACAAGCTGCGTCCGGGGTGCCCGACGCTCACGTCGCTGTGCCTGTGTTACCAGGACGAACAGGCCGCCTCGTCGAAGGCCGGTTACAAGTTCATGCGCACGTCGAGCCTCGCGGACTCGAAGTCGGCGCGGCTGCTCCCGCAGCTGAAGGACCAGAGCCGCGAATGGGAGCATGTCACCCAGGAATTGCGCCTCGGCAAGAAGCTGGTGCAGGCCTATTATGCGGTCGGCATCATCAGCCCGAAGGGGCAGGGTGACGCAAACGAGCGCACCGTCAAGTCGATGTACAAGGCGGCCGGTTGGGACCTGCTCGACGAGCGGTTCCTCCAGATCATGGCGTTCATGTCGTGCCTGCCGATGACGCTGGGCAACGGGCTCGACAGCGACCTGAAGCGCATGAAGCGGCTGCGCACGATGCTGACCTCGACCGCGGCGAACATGCTGCCGATCCAGGGCGAGTATCTCGGCGGGCATCTGCCGCACCTGATGTTCATCGGGCGGCGCGGCCAGCCCTTCTTCTGGTCGCCATTCGAGAACAAGGCGGGCAACCACAATGTCGCGGTGTTCGGCAAGTCCGGCTCGGGCAAGTCGGTCGCGCTGCAGGAGTTGTGCGCGGCGTTCGCCGGCGTGGGCGCGAAGATCATCGTGATCGATGACGGCCGCTCGTTCGAGCATATGGCCAAGAGCCTGGGCGGCAACTTCGTCGAGTTTCGCCTACGCGACGGGTTCAGCCTCAATCCGTTCTCGATGATCGACGAGACGCTGGTGGCGCAGGACGAGGACTATCTCGTCGACGCGCTCGCAATGCTCAAGTCGATCATCGGGCAGATGGGCCGGCACATCGACAAGCTCAACGACACCGAGCGCGGCCTGATCGACCGCGCGGTCAACCAGGTGTGGGAGGCCAAGGGCAGGGGAGGGTGCGTCGACGACGTGATCGAGGCGCTCGGCTCCGACGGCTCGGTGCAGGGCACGGATCTCGCGATTGCGATGTTCCCGTTCTCGGGCAAGGGCACCTACGGCAGCTTCTTCACCGGCGAGGCGTCGGTGGACATGTCGAACGCGCTGACCGTGTTCGAGCTCTCGGACCTGTCGAGCCGCGAGGAACTGCGCTCGGTCGTGCTGACTGCGATCATGTTCATGTCGTCGCAGACGATGCGCCGGATGGATCGCCAGATCCCCAAGGCGCTGCTAATCGACGAGGCGTGGCAGATGCTGCGCGGCGGGTCGATGGCCGATTTCGTCGAGACCTACAGCCGTACCTGCCGCAAATATGGCGCGTCGCTCATCACCGCGACGCAGTCTCTCAACGACTATTACAAGTCGGAAGGCAGCCTTGCGGCGCTGGAGAACTCCGACTGGTCGGTCATCCTGATGCAGAAACCCGACACGATCTCGGATTTCCAGAAGCACGGCCGCTTCGACATGGACCCCTACACCGAAAGCCTGCTGCGTTCCTTGAAGCGCAACGGCGCGGAATATTCCGACATCCTCATCAAGGGGCCGGAATCGATGGCGGTCGGGCGGCTCGTCCTCGATAAATATTCGGCGACGCTCTATTCCTCGAGCCCGCAGACCTTCGCCGATATCGAGCATCTGATCGAGCTCGGCTGCTCGATGGACGAGGCGATCGAGCGCGTCGCCTTCCCCGAGGAATATCGAGACAATCCTCCGGGCGAGCCCTGGGTGGAGGCGGCGGAATGAACGCCTTCACGCATGAGCGCGACTGGCACGCGCCGGCTGCGACCGACTGGAAACGCACGGGCACGCGCGCGATCGGCGACGCCTGCTATATCCTGCTGCGCGTGTCGGGCTGGATGGCGATGACGCTGCTCGCGACCTTCGGTGTCGCGATCCTGTTCTTCCTGATGCTCGGCGACTTCACCGCGCTCGGCTTCTTCTCGCAGGTCGCCAACCTCGGCACGCGCTTCGTCGCGGCCGACCAGGCGCGCCGCGCGGCGTTCGGCGACCAGCTGTTCGTCGTGTGGCTGGTCGCGTTCGGCATCGTCGCCGTGACCCGCGTGCGCCTGCTCGGCGCGATCATCACTTCCACGAAAGGCCCCCGTCATGGTTGATGTTCTCGATCGTCCCGAGGCCGCGTCCGCGGCGGTGGAACCGTCCGCCCCGGCGCCGGCACCCCGTGAGGACGCGGCCGGCGCGGCACCGCGGCGTCCGGTCGCGGACAAGGTAGACCGACGCAAGCCGCAGGGGCTGCCCGTCATCGCCTATGTCGCGGTCGCGCTGGCGGTCGCGGTGCTGCTGTGGGGGGCGTGGGTGACCAAGCATCTCCTGGCCCCGCCCGCGACCGTGCCGATGGCGAGCGTCCGGCTCGAAGGCATCGTCTCGGAATATGTCCAGGCGCAGAGCCACAGCAATGGTCAGCCCCAGCAGGTGGCCGCGCAGACCCAGGCGTTCATGTCGGCGCTCGACGACGAGATGAAGAAGGTCGGCGCGAGCGGCACCACTGTCCTCGTCGGCGAGGCGGTGCTGTCGAAGAACGTCCCCGATATCACCGACCAGATCCGCCGCGCGGTCTTCGCGCGTGTGCCGCTCCCCGCGGCCGCGCCGAACGCCCCGGCCGGTCCCGCGGTCGGTGCGATGCTTCCCCAGGCCTCCGGGAACGTCGCGCCGGCCGCGCCAGGGGCGGCGGTCCCGACCGCTTCGCCGTTCGGGCCTGCGCCGGTCTCGCCGGTCGAGGCGACGGTCACCCAGTCCGCGCCGGGAGGGGTCGATGGCAGCGGCAACTGAGGCGCTGGCGCGGGTCGGTCATGCGGCCCACACGGCGGTTGACGTCGCCGGGGACCGCGCGGCCCGAAAGGCGCTGATCGTCAAGCGGGTCCGCCAGTGGAGCGCGGTCGCGCTGCTCGGGATCGTGTGGGGCGGCTACAACTCGATCGCGGCGTGGCGCGAGACCCACGCCTTCATGATAAACGCCAGCGAGAGCCTCCCCAACTGGGCGTTCTTCATCCAGCGCGGCCGCGTACCCGCGAAGGGCGACTATGTGTTCTTCGCGCCGCCCGAGGGCGAGCTGGTGCGCCGCCACTTTGGACCGGATTCGGGACCGTTCGGCAAGCGCGTGATCGGCGAGGCCGGCGCGCTGGTCGAGCATCGCGGGGAATGGGTCTATGTCGACGGCGTTCGCGTCGCCCACATGAAGCCGCGCTCGCGTTTCGGCGAAGTGCTGACGCCGGGGCCGGTCGGACGGGTGCCCGAAGGTTGCTATTATGTCGGCACCGCGCACCCCGACGGGTTCGACAGCCGCTACGGCGAGATCGGCTTCGCCTGCGCGAAGCAGATCATCGGCACCGGGACACCCATCCTGTGATCCGGCGCGCGGGCCTCTTCGGTGGAACGCTGGGCGTGGCGCTGGTCGCCTCGTCGTCCTGGCCGGTCGTGCAGGGCGCGCTCGCAAAGGATCACGGCGTGATGGGCCAGACCTGGGCGATCGCCGAGCCGGACCTGCTGGCGACGATCGACACCAGGCTCAAGACGCTGCAGGCCAATGGCGGCATCGAGCGTATGCAGACGGCGCTCCGCGAGAAGACCGAGGAGCGCGTGCGCAACCCGATTCCGGTCGCCGGCATCGGCGCGGTGCGCGAGAGCCGCAGCTGGACGTTCGACCCGACGATCGTGCTCGATCAGGATATCCAGGACCAGAAGGGCCGGCTCGTCGCGCGCGCCGGGCAGCGCGTCAATCCGCTCTCGTTCGTCGCGATGAAGACCGACCTCGTGTTCATCGACGGCCGTGACGATGCGCAGGTCGACTGGGCGCTGAAGCGGTGGACCGCGCAGAATGCCAAGATCATCTTCGTCGCCGGCTCGCCGTTCAACCGTATGGGCGAGAAGAAGCGCCGCTTCTTCTTCGACCAGCAGGGCAAGCTCACCAGCCATTTCGGGATCGCGCGCGTCCCCGCCGTGGTCGAACCGGCGGGCCAGGTGCTCAAGATCAGCGAGATCGAGATGCCGGGAGCGGGCGCATGATGTGGCTCGACATGCTCAGGACGCCGATGGCCGCGCCCGAGACGCCGGCCCTCAAGGCGATGCGGCTCGCGATCCTGTGGTCGGCGATCGCGCTGGCGACCGCCATCTGCGCGTTGCAGCCGCTGCGCGCCGCGCTCGGCGCCGGGGCAGGGGGCGCGCTTGCCGGACTGGTGATGGCGCTGGTCGTGCTCGTGCCGGTCTATGTGATTGCCAAGAACCGCGCCGATAACGCCTTCCTCGACGCGAGCCTCGCGGCGCAGCCGGACGGGGAGGGCAGGGCATGATCCGCCGCCTGCTCGCTCTGTTCGGCATGATTGCCGCGTTCGCGCTGCTGCCGGCGCCGGCGAGCGCGCTCCCGGCCAACTGCACCGGCAAGTTCGTCAACCCGATCACCGACGTCTGCTGGTCGTGTCTGTTCCCGCTGTCGGTGGGCGGGGCGCACATCTGGCCGGGAAGCCGACCCGACACCAAGAACCCGAGCCTGCCGGTCTGCGCATGCGGTTCGCCGATCCCGCGCATCGGCATCTCGATCGGCTTCTGGGAGCCGGCGCGGCTCGTCGATGTGACCACAAAGCCGTGGTGTTTCCCGAACCTGGGCGGGCTTCGCCTCAATCCGGGGCTCGATATCGGGCAGGGGCAGTATACCGGCCCGCTCATCAAGGGCGGGGCGACCCAGGCCAGCGCCAACTGGCAGGCGCATTATTACGTCTATCCCTTGCTCTACTGGATGGAGATCCTGACCGACTTCCTGTGCTTCGAGCAGGCCTCGTTCGACGTCGCCTACATGACCGAGATCGATCCCTTGTGGAACGACGACGTGCTGACCACGCTCATCAACCCCGAGGTCGCGCTGTTCAACAATCCGATCGCGGTCGCCGCCTGCGCGGCCGACTGCGTGGCGGCGAGCGCTAAGCTGCCGATCGACCCGATGTTCTGGTGCTCGGGCTGCAACGGCTCGATGTTCCCGATGAACGGCAACATCGCGGCGCATAATTCGCCGGTCCAGTCTTCGCGCCTCGCAGCCGAGCGGCTGCTGTTCAAGATGCACCGGCAGGGGCTGGCCTGGGGCACCGCGGGATCGAAGGCGCTCTGCAACAAGTACGTCATGCCGATCCTGAAGAAGTCGCAATACCGCATCCAGATGACCAACCCGACGCCCACGGTGAGCGGCAAATATGCCTGCTCGCCGATCGGCGCGACGACGCTCCCGCCCGATGCGGGCCGGGCCTTCCCCGTCAAGGGCGAGGACTTCGGCTACCTGCTCTGGCGCAAGCGCAACTGCTGCATGCTGTGAGGACCTGACATGAAGAAGTTCCTCCTCTCCGCGCTCGCCATTGCCTCGATCGGGACCGGCTGCGCGGTTCTCGCCCAGACCGTCGAGGGGCTCGATCTCGACGCGATCCGCGCGCGATCGGCCAAGTCCGAACAGGACGCGACCGCGCTGGTGAACGAGGTAGAGCGGCGCGGCGACGCGTTCCGCAAGGATGCGCAGACCGTCCAGGCGGTCGCGCTGGAACAGATGCGCACGATCGACAAGGCGAGCCTGCCCACGGGGCCGGCGGGGGCGGTCGACTTCGACGAGATGATCCAGGCCGCCTCGACCAACCTCAAGGAGAACCAGGGCACCGCGCCGCAGTTCATGGTGTTCGTGTCCACCTCGATGCCCGAACAGGCGCTGAAGCGTATCATCGCCGATACCTCGGCCGCGGGCGGTGTCGTGGTGTTCCGTGGCTTCCCCGGCAATTCGGGGAAGGCGTTCATCGCCGCGCTCTCCAAGGTGGTTGAAAAGGACCAGCAGTTCGCCTCGATCGGGATCGACCCGCGCCTGTTCCGCGCGTTCGATGTGACCGCGGTCCCGACGATGGTAGTCTCGTCGAGCGATTTCACCCCGTGCGACGGTCTCACCTGCAAGACGACGCCGCCTCCGTTCGACCGCATCGAGGGCAACGTCACCGTGCGCTACGCGCTGGAGACGTTCGCTGGCAAGAACGGTCCCGGCGCGCTGGTCGCGCGGACCGCGCTCGCCAATCTCGGCCGGAATCCCTGAACCATGCGGGGGGGCCGCCTCCTGATCGGTCTCCTCGCGCCGGTCCTGGCAGCGCAGGCGCTCGCCCAGGCCCAGTCCACCCAGCAGGGCCAGCAGGGCGTCGGCGACTTCTACGGCCTGGGCGACTACACCTACTTCAGCGACACGACCCCCAAGCCCACCCCGACCCCCACACCCACATCCGCGCCGGTCGCCAGGACGACGGTGACCAGCGTCGCCGAGCCGAGCGCGGCTCCCGCGCGGACCACCGCCAGCACGGCCCGCACGGTTCAGCCCGCAGCGTCGAGCAATGCTGTCGCGGCCGAGCCGAGCGCGCAGTCGAGCAGTTCGACCTACACCTATCCCAAAGGGGACATGGCGGCGGCACGCGCCGCGGCGAAGGCGCTGGCGACCCCGGCGCGACAGGCATCGGGCGGCATCATCTCCTCGACCGACCTTCCCTCGACCATCCCTGGCTTCAGCAGCGGCACGCAGCCCGGCGAAGCCTATGCCGACGATCCCGACGCGCTGATCGCGGCGGGCGGGTCGGCTGCGGGTGCTAACGAGGCATGGCAGCTGGTCACCGATCCGGGCCGCAAGGTCGTGACCGTGCCCGCCGGCGACCTCACGCGCGCGCAGGACGTCGAGAAGGACCCCAACAGCTATCTGGCCGGTCAGTCGGTGGGCGGTGTCGATAGCAGCTGCAAGCCGCTGCCGCCCAATGGCACCACCGATTATTACGAGGCGACCTGCAACAAGGGCGCGAAGCTCGAGGAAACGCCTGCGACCTGCACCGGCAGGATGGACCCGGTAATCGTCGATACGCTCAGGTACTTCTACTACGGCGTGCGCGACCAGAACGAGGGCCAGGGGTTCGCGCGCAACAGCGTCATGCAGGCCAAGGTCAGCGCCGGCCTGTGCCGGGTCGAGGCGGGGACGCCGCATATCTGCGATGCGCAGATCGAATTGGGGGCGGGCGGCGGCAACGTCGAGTCCTATCGCAAATGGTGCAAGAAGCAGTCGTCGATGCGCACCAACGCGCAGCTCTATTCCTGCTCGGCCGAAATACCCCAGGCCGAGATCCCGGCCCACCAGAATTACGCGACCGGCACGGTGTATCTCAGGAAGGAAGGCACGCGCGAGGTCACGCTGACGCGCAATGAGGGAAGCTGTCCGGCGCTGGTGTCCGACACCGCCTGCACCGCGACCGGCCCGGAGGTCTGCACCGAGGGGCCTGAGACGCGGATCATCGACGGTGTGTCGGTCACGGCATCGTGCTGGGCGTGGTCGCGGCCGTTCACCTGTCAGCGCATCACCCAGGCGTCCGATTGCAGCGATCTGGAGAACGGCGGGAAATGCACCTTCCTGCGTGACGAGTGCCTCGACGATCCGCAGTCCGGTCCGTGCCAGGTCACGACGAAGGTCTACAAATGCCCGGTCCCGACGCCGCCTTCGACCGGTCCCAAGCAATATATCTGCGGTGATGACGTCTATTGCATCGACGGCGAATGCGAACCGGTCGAGCGCGAGGCGTCGACCGAGTTCAAGGACGCCGTGGTCGGGCTGCACGCGCTGGGCCAGGCCAATGCCGAGTTCGATCCCGATACGCTGACGCTGTTCTCGGGCAAGCGGCAGACCTGCCACAAGCCGGTGTTCGGACTGGTCAACTGCTGCGCGGGCAAGGCGTCGGGCCTCATCACGACCGCTGCCGGCGCGGCCGCGATCGCGGGCGGGCCGGTGGCGATCGCCGCGCTCGCGACGCCGTTCCTGACGATGTTCATGTGCTCGAACGACGAGAAGCTGCTCGACGTGCAGGACCGGATGGGGATGTGCCACAAGCTGGGCGAATATTGCTCGGACAAGGTGCTGGGCATCTGCACCTCCAAGAAGACGGCCTATTGCTGCTTCGAGAGCAAGCTGTCGCGCATCCTGCAGGAACAGGGTCGCCCGCAGATCAACAAGCCGTGGGGCAGCGCCAAGAAGGAAACCTGCAAGGGGTTCACGCTCGACGAATTCTCGCGCCTCGATCTGTCGGTGATGGATTTCACCGAGGTCTATGCCGAGTTCGTCGACGCCGCGAAGCTGCCCGACGAGATCGAAACCTCACGCCAGATCCAGGAGCGGATCAAGGCCTATTACGAGGCGAAGAAGAACCAATGACCGGCGTGACGCATCTGTCGGACCATCGTCCGTTTCCCGACCTTTCGGTCGCGGAATTCGCGGTGCTGATCGCACTCCTGCGCGCCGGACCGCACCCGGCCGGGTTCCTCATCCCGACGCTCGACAGCTGGTTCGATACGAAGCTCTGCGTCGCCGATCTCGAACCGACGATCGCGCGGCTGATCCGCGCCAATCTCATCCTGCGCCGGGGCGAGACACTCTACCCGCGCCGGCACGCCCGCAACCTCATCATCGGGGTGTACGGCAACCTGTTCCGTATCCTCGCCGACGACATGGCGCAGCTCGTGTCGCTTCAGGAGCCGTCGCTCCTCGGGACGCTCAAATCCTACCTCACCCGCCGCGAACAGGAAGATCGCGAAAAGCAGAAGAAGAAGGACGACTGACATGCGCAAGGCCCTGACCCTCGCTCTCATCCTCTCGGTCGCGTCGCCCGTGCTGACGCCGGCGACGGCGCAGGACCTGACGCCGCTGCCGGATTCGGTGTCGTCGAGCCGCGATGTCGGTGACGACGGCCGCGATGGCGGCCAGGACAGCTACGGCGGCGCGGACGATCTCGGCTCGGCCGACCGCGTCGCGGCGCAGACCGGCGACGACTTCTACTGCCGCGAGCGGCGGCTCGGCACCTGGTTCTATTGCGACAAGCCGAAGGCCAAGCCCGCCGAGCAGCGGTCGGCGCAGCCTACGCGGTCGTCGGCCGAGCAACTGGCGGCGATCTCCAAACAGCTCGAGGAACTGAAGGCGCGGGCGATCCTCGAGCCGACGCCCGAGAATATCAGCCACTATATCGCCTTCCAGCGCGAGCAGCTCGACCGCGCCTCGTCGTTCGCCGACATGTGGCAGCGCACGGTGTGGCAGAACCCTGACCTCGACTACACGCTCCAGCGCCCCGTCAGCCAGCTGGGCAAGCGGACCTGGCTCGATACGCGTAACGCCGATCGCGAGCGCGTCCTGTCGCAGATCTCGCAGCGGTACGGCGTGTTCTATTTCTATTCGTCGGCGTGTGCCGCCTGCGAGACCTTCGGGCCGATCATGCGCAGCGTCTCGGACCGTTTCGGCCTGACCGTCATGGCGATCTCGCTCGATGGCGGGCCGACCCGCGCCTTCCCGAACTACACGGTCGACACCGGCCAGTACAAGGCGATGGGGATGCGCGGCCAGCAGGTGCCCGCGCTCGTCCTGTTCGACACCGTCACCAAGCAGCCGATGCCGATCGGCTACGGCGTGATGGCGGCCGACGAGGTGATGAACCGCATCTTCACACTGACCAGCGTCAAGCCCGGGAGTGACTTCTGATGGTCCGCTCGATCGTCCGCTTCTGCGCCGCGGTTCTCGCGCAGGCCAGCATGATCCTCGCATTGGGCGGTCTCGTCGCGACGCCGGCGCTGGCCGACGTCCAGGGCGAGATGAACAGCTATTTCAACAAGTCGGGCGCGGCCGCCAACGTGACCGGCCCGACCGCCTTTCAGGGGCAGTCGGCGGGTTATTACTCGGGTGGTTCGCTGTGGAGCCGCTTTCCGCAGAAGTCGATCAACCCGGTCAGCGTCGCGCTCCCCAGCGCGCGTGGCGGCTGCGGTGGCATCGACCTGTTCGCGGGGTCGTTCTCGTTCATCAACGCCGACGAGATCGTGGCGATGCTCAAGGCGACCGCCAACAACGCGATCGGCTTCGCCTTCCAGCTCGCGATCGACAGCATCTCCGCGCAGATCGGCGGGGTGATGAAGGACATGAGCCAGCGCGTGCAGCAGCTGAACGCGTTCAACATGTCCTCGTGCGAAGCGGCGCAGCAGGCGGTCGGCTCGCTGTGGCCGGCGATGGACGGGGCGTCCTCGACGATCTGCCAGCAGGTCGGCGGGGCGAAGGGGTTCTTCTCCGACGCGGCTGCGGCGCGCCACGGCTGCACCAACAAGGGCGAGCGTGAGGATACGATCGCGCGTGCCGGCGACGATGCCGAATTGGTCCAGTCGAAGAATTACACCTGGTATGCGCTGAACGCCAAAAGCGCGACCAAGCCGTCCCGCGAATATGCCGAGTTCCTCATGACG containing:
- a CDS encoding TrbI F-type domain-containing protein → MVDVLDRPEAASAAVEPSAPAPAPREDAAGAAPRRPVADKVDRRKPQGLPVIAYVAVALAVAVLLWGAWVTKHLLAPPATVPMASVRLEGIVSEYVQAQSHSNGQPQQVAAQTQAFMSALDDEMKKVGASGTTVLVGEAVLSKNVPDITDQIRRAVFARVPLPAAAPNAPAGPAVGAMLPQASGNVAPAAPGAAVPTASPFGPAPVSPVEATVTQSAPGGVDGSGN
- the traU gene encoding conjugal transfer pilus assembly protein TraU encodes the protein MIRRLLALFGMIAAFALLPAPASALPANCTGKFVNPITDVCWSCLFPLSVGGAHIWPGSRPDTKNPSLPVCACGSPIPRIGISIGFWEPARLVDVTTKPWCFPNLGGLRLNPGLDIGQGQYTGPLIKGGATQASANWQAHYYVYPLLYWMEILTDFLCFEQASFDVAYMTEIDPLWNDDVLTTLINPEVALFNNPIAVAACAADCVAASAKLPIDPMFWCSGCNGSMFPMNGNIAAHNSPVQSSRLAAERLLFKMHRQGLAWGTAGSKALCNKYVMPILKKSQYRIQMTNPTPTVSGKYACSPIGATTLPPDAGRAFPVKGEDFGYLLWRKRNCCML
- a CDS encoding S26 family signal peptidase → MAAATEALARVGHAAHTAVDVAGDRAARKALIVKRVRQWSAVALLGIVWGGYNSIAAWRETHAFMINASESLPNWAFFIQRGRVPAKGDYVFFAPPEGELVRRHFGPDSGPFGKRVIGEAGALVEHRGEWVYVDGVRVAHMKPRSRFGEVLTPGPVGRVPEGCYYVGTAHPDGFDSRYGEIGFACAKQIIGTGTPIL
- the traC gene encoding type IV secretion system protein TraC; the protein is MAKTGFIARLLGDTRAPDQGTPSHGAPMLSQWLPYRSYDARHDLFYQTDSIAFALELAPLMGADERTGEIIAQMLSESVPPSARVQLLAFQSPRVGALIAQYALPRYKAGGIHRKIAERRSAFLRHGAWVSMSKDGPFHVRNHRIFLSVSIRSGKATPEELTGVRDSIVSTLQSIDMPATRLKPVDLIALIDDITAPAFDVSDHVSEYSDLDPIADQCVRRDVQTVVQADRLLVSVEPLRAVTNLSGETQYQEIRPDTFDYRFFSVRNLPNRWAPWDVQKLIGDMFSDKLRPGCPTLTSLCLCYQDEQAASSKAGYKFMRTSSLADSKSARLLPQLKDQSREWEHVTQELRLGKKLVQAYYAVGIISPKGQGDANERTVKSMYKAAGWDLLDERFLQIMAFMSCLPMTLGNGLDSDLKRMKRLRTMLTSTAANMLPIQGEYLGGHLPHLMFIGRRGQPFFWSPFENKAGNHNVAVFGKSGSGKSVALQELCAAFAGVGAKIIVIDDGRSFEHMAKSLGGNFVEFRLRDGFSLNPFSMIDETLVAQDEDYLVDALAMLKSIIGQMGRHIDKLNDTERGLIDRAVNQVWEAKGRGGCVDDVIEALGSDGSVQGTDLAIAMFPFSGKGTYGSFFTGEASVDMSNALTVFELSDLSSREELRSVVLTAIMFMSSQTMRRMDRQIPKALLIDEAWQMLRGGSMADFVETYSRTCRKYGASLITATQSLNDYYKSEGSLAALENSDWSVILMQKPDTISDFQKHGRFDMDPYTESLLRSLKRNGAEYSDILIKGPESMAVGRLVLDKYSATLYSSSPQTFADIEHLIELGCSMDEAIERVAFPEEYRDNPPGEPWVEAAE
- a CDS encoding DsbC family protein; the protein is MANTIMIGAMAGAAMLLTGSAEAPIGAQVQVALQKRLPKTKVDAIDCSKVDGLCEVVAGANLFYVDKSARYLVIGRVYDMETRQDLTAAKLLALNPDMLVGGAAKANAAPDAPEAGAARAGARVTTQPAVARTLDVSRLSSKGAITWGSGTQTVTVFSDFRCGYCRALSQALETMNVRVIERPISVLGSREIADQVLCARDRHAAVRAAYAQNPVPAGAKCDTSGLDENEAFAKAHGINGTPVIVRSDGAVIEGFRPKALLVEWLKGAKS
- the trbC gene encoding type-F conjugative transfer system pilin assembly protein TrbC, whose translation is MKKFLLSALAIASIGTGCAVLAQTVEGLDLDAIRARSAKSEQDATALVNEVERRGDAFRKDAQTVQAVALEQMRTIDKASLPTGPAGAVDFDEMIQAASTNLKENQGTAPQFMVFVSTSMPEQALKRIIADTSAAGGVVVFRGFPGNSGKAFIAALSKVVEKDQQFASIGIDPRLFRAFDVTAVPTMVVSSSDFTPCDGLTCKTTPPPFDRIEGNVTVRYALETFAGKNGPGALVARTALANLGRNP
- the traW gene encoding type-F conjugative transfer system protein TraW gives rise to the protein MIRRAGLFGGTLGVALVASSSWPVVQGALAKDHGVMGQTWAIAEPDLLATIDTRLKTLQANGGIERMQTALREKTEERVRNPIPVAGIGAVRESRSWTFDPTIVLDQDIQDQKGRLVARAGQRVNPLSFVAMKTDLVFIDGRDDAQVDWALKRWTAQNAKIIFVAGSPFNRMGEKKRRFFFDQQGKLTSHFGIARVPAVVEPAGQVLKISEIEMPGAGA